In the Flavisolibacter tropicus genome, one interval contains:
- a CDS encoding DUF4292 domain-containing protein, translated as MKSVLSCLGLVIIMASCRSTKKIGTAIAKKDTTAAQTVISDARKDSLAFIQHTLQAINANKLDFTTFTAKVNIDYRDAADKNYDVNATVRMYKDSAIWISANAILGIEALRALITKDSVKIIDKLNKSYTARSVDYLQEVTALPLDLTTIQNLLLGNPVFLDSNVVSYNRTGDAIALLSLGQWFKNLLTIGDGDKLLQHSKLDDINIARSRTADLTYTDYENKKGFPFATKRRILISEKKKLDIKLDFKQYERNGDVSFPFSIPKNYERN; from the coding sequence ATGAAGAGCGTATTAAGCTGTTTAGGATTGGTTATAATAATGGCGTCTTGCCGGTCTACCAAAAAGATTGGAACTGCGATAGCAAAAAAGGATACTACTGCTGCACAAACAGTGATTTCTGATGCCCGTAAAGACTCCCTTGCTTTTATTCAGCATACATTACAAGCCATCAATGCCAATAAGCTAGACTTTACCACATTTACAGCCAAGGTGAATATTGATTACCGGGATGCTGCTGACAAGAATTATGATGTGAATGCCACCGTGCGCATGTATAAAGACAGCGCTATCTGGATTTCAGCCAATGCTATCTTGGGTATTGAAGCCTTGCGTGCCCTGATCACAAAAGACTCTGTCAAGATCATTGATAAATTGAACAAGTCCTATACAGCCCGCAGTGTAGATTACCTGCAGGAAGTAACGGCCTTGCCTTTGGATTTGACCACCATTCAAAACCTTCTTTTAGGTAACCCCGTGTTTTTAGATAGCAATGTAGTGTCTTACAACCGTACGGGTGATGCCATTGCATTACTTAGCCTTGGGCAATGGTTTAAAAACCTATTAACAATTGGAGATGGTGATAAGTTGCTGCAACACAGTAAATTAGATGATATTAATATAGCGCGTAGCCGTACAGCCGATCTGACCTATACAGATTATGAAAATAAAAAGGGCTTTCCGTTTGCTACCAAGCGTCGCATCCTGATTTCTGAGAAGAAAAAACTGGATATAAAGCTTGATTTTAAGCAGTATGAAAGGAATGGTGATGTCAGTTTCCCTTTTTCAATCCCCAAAAATTACGAGCGTAACTAA
- the dut gene encoding dUTP diphosphatase, with translation MAVVELKIINQSNNPLPEYATAEAAGMDLRAFLEAPVTLAPMERQLIPTGLFMELPQGFEAQIRPRSGLAIKQGITCLNTPGTIDSDYRGEIKIILINLSTEPQIIQPGDRIAQMVIQKVEKATLTVVPVLSGTERSEGGFGSTGKK, from the coding sequence ATGGCAGTGGTGGAACTCAAAATCATCAATCAATCTAATAACCCTTTACCGGAGTATGCGACAGCTGAAGCCGCCGGTATGGATCTTAGGGCCTTTCTGGAAGCGCCGGTTACACTGGCACCAATGGAGCGGCAGCTGATACCTACGGGGCTTTTTATGGAACTGCCCCAGGGTTTTGAAGCACAGATCCGTCCCAGAAGTGGGTTGGCTATCAAGCAGGGAATTACTTGCTTGAACACACCTGGAACGATTGATAGCGACTATCGAGGAGAAATTAAGATTATCTTGATTAATCTTTCTACTGAGCCACAAATCATACAGCCGGGCGACCGCATTGCGCAGATGGTCATTCAAAAAGTAGAAAAAGCAACACTTACAGTAGTCCCTGTACTATCCGGTACTGAGCGAAGCGAAGGCGGGTTTGGGTCTACGGGAAAAAAATAA
- the ispF gene encoding 2-C-methyl-D-erythritol 2,4-cyclodiphosphate synthase, protein MAFRIGLGVDFHQLGEGRDLMLGGVHVPHTVGAIGHSDADVLLHAICDAMLGAACLGDIGVHFPDTDMKYKNIDSKVLLADTVKLIAKEGYAVVNIDSTLCLQEPKIKPYVPQMQQTIASLIGITEKDISIKATTTEQMGFVGRKEGVVAYATVLLQRI, encoded by the coding sequence ATGGCATTTAGAATAGGATTAGGAGTTGATTTCCACCAGTTAGGTGAAGGCAGGGATTTAATGTTAGGCGGTGTACATGTACCCCATACAGTGGGTGCAATTGGGCATAGTGATGCCGATGTGCTGCTGCATGCTATTTGCGATGCGATGTTAGGCGCAGCTTGCCTGGGCGATATCGGTGTCCACTTTCCTGATACCGATATGAAGTATAAGAATATTGATAGCAAGGTGTTGCTGGCGGATACTGTGAAACTGATTGCAAAGGAAGGCTATGCCGTAGTGAATATTGATAGTACACTTTGCTTACAGGAGCCCAAAATAAAACCCTATGTACCACAAATGCAGCAAACCATTGCCTCTCTTATAGGTATTACAGAAAAAGATATTTCCATTAAAGCTACCACCACCGAACAAATGGGCTTTGTGGGCCGGAAAGAAGGGGTAGTGGCCTATGCCACCGTTTTATTGCAACGCATTTAA